In one Mycobacterium heckeshornense genomic region, the following are encoded:
- a CDS encoding acyl-CoA dehydrogenase family protein — translation MNFELTEDQELIRRSVAQLAQKFDDHYWMEKDQAHEFPSEFYRAIADGGWLGMTIPVEYGGHGLGITEATLLAEEVAKSGGGMNAASAIHLSIFGMQPVVVHGSEELKRRTLPRVATGDLHVCFGVTEPGAGLDTSRITTFAKRAGDHYVVNGRKVWISKAMESEKILLLTRTQSYDDVAKKTDGMTLFLTDLDHSRIDIRPIPKMGRNAVSSNELFIDNLEIPVEDRVGEEGKGFQYILDGLNPERMLIAAEALGIGRVALDKAVKYANEREVFGRPIGMNQGIQFPLADSLARLDAAELMLRKATWLYDNGKPCGREANTAKYLCADAGFTAADRALQTHGGMGYAEEYNVARYFREARLMKIAPISQEMILNYLGSHTLKLPRSY, via the coding sequence ATGAACTTCGAGCTGACCGAAGACCAGGAACTGATCCGGCGGTCGGTGGCGCAGCTCGCGCAGAAGTTCGATGACCACTACTGGATGGAAAAAGACCAAGCGCACGAGTTTCCGTCCGAGTTTTATCGCGCCATCGCCGACGGCGGGTGGCTGGGGATGACGATTCCGGTCGAATACGGCGGTCATGGCCTCGGGATCACCGAAGCCACCCTGCTGGCCGAAGAGGTCGCAAAATCCGGGGGCGGGATGAACGCCGCCAGCGCAATTCACCTGTCGATCTTCGGTATGCAACCGGTGGTGGTGCACGGCTCCGAGGAACTCAAGCGCCGCACATTGCCCCGGGTCGCCACCGGCGATCTGCACGTCTGCTTTGGAGTGACCGAACCGGGTGCGGGACTGGACACGTCGCGCATCACTACATTTGCCAAGCGCGCCGGGGATCACTATGTGGTCAACGGCCGGAAGGTGTGGATTTCCAAGGCGATGGAATCCGAGAAGATTCTGCTGCTGACCCGGACGCAGAGCTACGACGACGTGGCCAAGAAGACCGACGGGATGACCCTGTTCCTCACCGACCTCGACCACAGCCGCATCGACATCCGGCCGATTCCCAAGATGGGCCGCAACGCCGTCTCGTCCAACGAGTTGTTCATCGACAACCTCGAGATTCCGGTCGAAGATCGAGTCGGCGAGGAAGGCAAGGGATTTCAGTACATCCTCGACGGCTTGAACCCCGAACGGATGCTCATCGCCGCCGAAGCGCTCGGCATCGGTCGCGTCGCGCTGGATAAGGCGGTCAAATACGCCAATGAGCGTGAGGTCTTCGGGCGTCCGATCGGCATGAACCAGGGTATCCAGTTTCCGCTAGCAGACTCGCTTGCCCGCCTGGATGCGGCCGAATTGATGTTGCGCAAGGCCACCTGGCTCTACGACAACGGCAAGCCCTGCGGCCGCGAGGCCAACACCGCGAAATACCTATGCGCTGATGCGGGATTCACCGCTGCCGACCGGGCTTTGCAAACCCACGGCGGTATGGGTTATGCGGAGGAATACAACGTGGCCCGCTACTTCCGTGAGGCCCGACTCATGAAGATCGCGCCGATCAGTCAAGAGATGATTCTGAACTATCTGGGGTCGCACACCTTGAAACTGCCGAGGAGTTATTGA
- a CDS encoding SDR family NAD(P)-dependent oxidoreductase codes for MANPLFDLTGRSAMVTGAGSGIGAAVAEALAAAGAAVLVTDVNADAASAVAERICAHGGKADSVVLDVRDRAQADAAAARAAGLTEGVLHILVNNAGVTAPAMFPDLTDHTFRELLDVHVLGAFHCTQAALEFLPTDGTGRIINVTSSAGITGTLGQVNYSAAKAGIIGFTKSLARELARKNILVNALAPLAATPMTETIRTNEKFAATMMARIPLRRWAEPDEIAGAFVFLASDAASYITGQVLPVDGGMVM; via the coding sequence ATGGCCAACCCGTTGTTCGATCTCACCGGGAGATCGGCGATGGTCACCGGTGCAGGCAGCGGTATCGGTGCCGCGGTGGCGGAGGCCTTGGCGGCCGCCGGCGCTGCGGTGCTGGTAACCGATGTGAACGCCGACGCAGCTTCTGCTGTGGCCGAACGCATTTGCGCTCACGGCGGCAAAGCCGACAGCGTGGTGCTCGACGTCCGTGACCGGGCGCAGGCGGACGCGGCTGCAGCACGCGCCGCCGGGCTCACCGAAGGAGTGCTGCACATCCTGGTCAACAACGCCGGGGTGACCGCACCGGCAATGTTTCCCGACCTGACCGACCACACCTTCCGCGAGCTACTCGACGTGCACGTGCTGGGTGCTTTCCACTGCACCCAGGCTGCATTGGAATTTCTGCCCACCGACGGCACCGGCCGGATTATCAACGTGACCTCATCGGCCGGCATCACCGGGACACTCGGTCAGGTGAACTATTCGGCGGCCAAGGCCGGGATTATCGGATTCACCAAGTCGCTGGCCCGCGAGTTGGCGCGTAAGAACATTTTGGTCAATGCGCTGGCCCCGCTGGCGGCGACGCCGATGACCGAGACAATCCGCACCAACGAGAAATTTGCCGCCACCATGATGGCGCGGATACCACTGCGGCGCTGGGCCGAACCGGATGAGATTGCCGGAGCCTTCGTCTTTCTCGCCTCTGATGCTGCGTCGTATATCACGGGTCAGGTGCTGCCGGTCGACGGCGGCATGGTGATGTGA
- a CDS encoding CaiB/BaiF CoA transferase family protein codes for MAQSRAPLAGVTVVALEQAVSAPICTRVLADFGARVIKVENPKGGDFARYYDDVVNGLGAHFVWANRGKESVTLDLKTSAGLDILHRLLDRADVLVSNLAPGSTARLGISPADLAGRHPKVIAVEIDGYGAGGPLSHKRAYDLLAQAESGACAVTGYPGAPAKPGPPIADISTGLYSALSILALLYSRDRGGNGDGAGRAVSVSLFDTMTDLMGYPLTYTQHSGVDQEPLGMSSPAVAPYGAYRTADGHTVVLGTTNDQEWQRLSREILQRPDLADDERFSSNAGRVANRELLDEVIGDWCAQHDLEHVQKTADAAGIGNARYNLPSEVLAHPQLSARDRWRQVDTPAGPIRALLPPPVISGYQPPMGAVPGLGQHTDSVLADFGLTTEEISTLRQQGVIGPAYAD; via the coding sequence ATGGCCCAGTCGCGGGCACCGCTGGCCGGCGTCACCGTGGTCGCCTTGGAACAGGCGGTATCCGCCCCGATCTGCACCCGCGTCTTGGCCGATTTCGGCGCCCGGGTCATCAAAGTTGAAAATCCCAAGGGTGGAGATTTCGCCCGGTACTACGACGATGTCGTCAACGGGCTTGGGGCACATTTTGTTTGGGCTAACCGCGGCAAAGAGTCGGTCACTCTGGATCTGAAAACATCAGCAGGACTGGACATCTTGCACCGCCTGCTTGACCGCGCCGACGTACTGGTCTCCAACCTCGCCCCGGGCTCCACGGCCCGGCTGGGGATCTCGCCGGCGGATCTCGCTGGGCGGCACCCGAAGGTAATCGCCGTCGAAATCGACGGTTACGGTGCGGGTGGTCCGCTTTCCCACAAGCGTGCCTACGATCTGCTGGCACAGGCGGAATCCGGCGCGTGTGCGGTCACCGGCTATCCCGGCGCACCGGCCAAGCCGGGACCGCCGATAGCCGACATCAGCACTGGGCTGTATTCGGCGTTGTCGATCCTGGCCCTGCTGTATTCGCGAGACCGCGGCGGCAATGGCGACGGCGCGGGCAGAGCGGTCAGCGTCAGCCTGTTCGACACCATGACCGACTTGATGGGGTATCCCCTTACCTACACCCAGCATTCCGGCGTCGACCAGGAGCCGCTGGGCATGAGCTCACCGGCAGTGGCACCTTACGGGGCTTACCGTACCGCCGACGGCCACACGGTAGTGTTAGGTACGACGAATGACCAAGAATGGCAACGGCTCTCGCGTGAAATACTGCAGCGGCCGGATCTCGCCGACGACGAGCGGTTTTCCAGCAACGCTGGCCGGGTCGCCAACCGTGAGCTCCTGGACGAGGTGATCGGGGATTGGTGTGCCCAGCATGACCTCGAACACGTGCAGAAAACGGCCGATGCCGCCGGCATCGGCAACGCCCGCTACAACCTGCCCAGCGAGGTGCTGGCGCATCCGCAGCTGAGCGCGCGCGACCGCTGGCGTCAGGTGGACACACCCGCCGGACCGATCCGCGCGCTGCTGCCGCCCCCGGTGATTTCCGGTTACCAGCCACCCATGGGCGCGGTGCCCGGGCTCGGCCAGCACACCGACTCGGTGCTCGCGGATTTCGGTCTGACCACCGAGGAGATCAGCACGCTGCGGCAACAAGGCGTCATCGGGCCTGCCTATGCCGACTGA
- a CDS encoding enoyl-CoA hydratase/isomerase family protein gives MPTDQRVLLCEDRDGVRTLTLNRPHRKNAINRDLWIALRDALLAAADDRDVRVLVITGAGGAFCSGADIAAADDAHPMHKLRRLTDVALALHELPVPTIAKVTGVAVGAGWNLALGCDLVVATPESTFSQIFSKRGLSLDLGGSWLLPKLVGLQQAKRLTLLAETIDAKEAQALNLVTWVVSGAEIDEFVTELAGRLAGGPAIALAQSKALLNEGADRTLREALANEARAQVVNFATADAAEAYSAFAEKREPSFTGRWAVPRSERNDA, from the coding sequence ATGCCGACTGACCAGCGCGTGCTTCTCTGCGAGGACCGCGACGGCGTGCGGACGCTGACGCTGAACCGTCCGCACCGCAAAAACGCGATCAACCGTGACTTGTGGATCGCGTTACGTGATGCGCTGCTGGCCGCCGCCGACGACCGCGATGTGCGGGTGCTGGTCATCACGGGAGCCGGCGGGGCGTTCTGCTCCGGCGCGGACATCGCAGCCGCCGACGACGCGCACCCGATGCACAAGCTGCGCCGCCTCACCGACGTGGCGTTGGCGCTGCACGAACTCCCGGTGCCGACCATAGCCAAGGTGACCGGAGTCGCTGTCGGCGCCGGCTGGAACCTCGCGCTCGGCTGTGATCTGGTGGTGGCGACGCCGGAGTCCACGTTCTCCCAAATCTTTTCCAAGCGAGGCTTATCTCTGGATCTCGGCGGCTCCTGGCTGTTGCCGAAGCTGGTCGGCTTGCAACAGGCGAAGCGGCTTACTCTACTGGCCGAAACTATCGATGCGAAGGAGGCTCAAGCCCTGAACCTGGTGACCTGGGTGGTGTCCGGCGCGGAGATCGACGAGTTCGTCACCGAGCTCGCCGGGCGGTTGGCCGGTGGCCCGGCGATCGCGCTTGCCCAGAGCAAGGCGTTGCTGAATGAAGGCGCGGATCGGACACTGCGCGAGGCGCTGGCCAACGAAGCCCGCGCCCAGGTGGTGAACTTCGCGACGGCGGACGCGGCGGAGGCTTACTCGGCGTTCGCCGAGAAACGCGAGCCGTCGTTCACAGGTCGATGGGCGGTGCCCAGATCGGAGCGAAACGATGCGTGA
- a CDS encoding thiolase family protein, with translation MREAVIVEAVRTPVGKRNGALSTMHAADLSAVVLRELVDRAGIDPQLIDDVIWGCVSQVGDQSSNIGRYAVLAAGWPETIPGTTINRACGSSQQALDFAVHAVMSGQQDVVVAGGVEVMSRVPLGAARATGMPYGPKVLERYHGFSFNQGLSAEMIAKKWGFSRTQLDEYSVLSHERAAAAQDSGAFDAQIVPVWVDREPVTADEGVRRGTSVEKLATLKPAFVEDGVIHAGNSSQISDGAAALLVTTPSIALDIGLTPIVRYRAGAVTGADPVLMLTGPIPATEKVLRKAGVSLADVGVFEVNEAFAPVPLAWLAETGADPDRLNPLGGAIALGHPLGASGALLMTRMVYHMRDNGIRYGLQTMCEGGGTANATLVELVA, from the coding sequence ATGCGTGAAGCGGTGATCGTCGAGGCGGTGCGCACGCCGGTTGGCAAACGAAACGGGGCGCTGTCGACCATGCACGCCGCCGACCTGTCGGCGGTTGTGCTCAGGGAATTGGTCGACCGTGCCGGGATCGATCCGCAGCTCATCGACGATGTGATCTGGGGGTGTGTGTCCCAGGTCGGCGATCAGTCCAGCAACATCGGCCGCTACGCGGTGCTGGCAGCCGGATGGCCCGAGACGATACCGGGCACGACGATCAACCGGGCGTGCGGCTCCAGCCAGCAGGCCCTCGACTTCGCGGTGCATGCGGTGATGTCGGGACAACAGGATGTCGTGGTGGCGGGCGGCGTGGAGGTGATGAGCCGGGTTCCGCTCGGTGCCGCCCGGGCCACCGGGATGCCCTACGGCCCCAAAGTCCTTGAGCGCTATCACGGTTTTTCGTTCAACCAGGGCCTGTCCGCCGAGATGATCGCCAAGAAATGGGGATTTTCCCGCACTCAGCTCGACGAGTACTCGGTGCTGTCACACGAGCGGGCCGCCGCCGCCCAGGACAGCGGCGCGTTCGACGCCCAGATCGTCCCGGTGTGGGTCGACCGGGAGCCTGTCACCGCCGACGAGGGAGTGCGGCGCGGCACCTCGGTCGAAAAACTCGCCACGCTGAAACCGGCTTTCGTCGAAGACGGCGTGATCCACGCGGGTAACTCTTCGCAGATTTCCGACGGGGCGGCGGCGCTGCTGGTGACGACGCCTTCTATCGCGCTCGACATCGGTCTGACGCCGATCGTGCGCTACCGCGCCGGCGCGGTCACCGGTGCCGATCCGGTGCTCATGCTCACCGGTCCGATCCCGGCCACCGAGAAGGTGCTGCGGAAGGCCGGGGTCTCGCTGGCCGACGTGGGGGTGTTCGAGGTGAACGAGGCTTTTGCGCCGGTGCCGCTGGCGTGGTTGGCCGAAACCGGCGCCGACCCGGACCGGCTTAATCCGCTGGGTGGCGCGATCGCGCTGGGCCACCCGCTCGGCGCATCCGGCGCGCTGTTGATGACACGCATGGTTTATCACATGCGCGACAATGGGATTCGCTACGGCTTGCAAACCATGTGTGAAGGCGGTGGCACCGCCAACGCCACCCTGGTGGAACTTGTGGCCTGA
- a CDS encoding acyl-CoA dehydrogenase family protein: MRRELFTEDHEAFRQLARDFIEKEIEPHYAEWEKAGRMPREVFEKLGSLGMLGMAIPEEYGGAGLPDYRYNVVLQEEAARALVTTGTVRTQLEVILPYFLHYANDEQRQRWFPGLAAGTLLTAIAMTEPGTGSDLAGIRTTAVRDGDEYVVNGAKTFITGGLLADLVIVVARTSTDPDDRRRGLTLLVVEDGMPGFVKGRALDKMGCKVQDTAELSFTDVRVPVANRLGDEGKAFEYLGHNLPQERMTVAVGSVAQARAAVDLTIDYVKQRKAFGTPVASFQNTKFELAAMAAEIEAAQTMVDRAVMELVAGTLSGSDAAKVKLFCTEMQGRVVDRCLQLFGGYGYMMEYPIARLYTDARVARIYAGTSEVMKVIIAKSLGL, translated from the coding sequence ATGCGGCGAGAACTGTTTACCGAGGACCATGAGGCGTTTCGGCAGCTGGCCCGCGATTTCATCGAAAAAGAGATCGAACCGCACTATGCCGAGTGGGAGAAAGCCGGTCGGATGCCGCGCGAGGTCTTCGAAAAGCTTGGATCGCTGGGGATGTTGGGCATGGCGATCCCCGAGGAATACGGCGGGGCAGGCCTTCCCGACTACCGCTACAACGTCGTCCTGCAGGAGGAGGCGGCTCGCGCTCTGGTGACGACGGGAACCGTGCGCACCCAGCTCGAGGTGATCCTGCCCTACTTCCTGCACTACGCAAACGACGAACAACGACAGCGCTGGTTTCCCGGGTTGGCCGCCGGCACCCTGCTGACGGCGATCGCCATGACCGAGCCCGGCACCGGCTCGGATCTTGCGGGCATCCGCACCACTGCGGTGCGGGACGGCGACGAGTACGTCGTCAACGGTGCTAAGACGTTCATCACCGGAGGATTGCTGGCCGACCTCGTCATTGTGGTGGCGCGCACGTCGACGGATCCGGATGACCGTCGACGCGGGCTGACGCTGCTGGTGGTGGAGGACGGCATGCCGGGCTTCGTCAAGGGCCGCGCACTGGACAAAATGGGCTGCAAGGTGCAAGACACCGCCGAGCTGTCCTTTACCGACGTGCGGGTACCGGTCGCCAACCGGCTCGGCGATGAGGGAAAGGCGTTCGAGTACCTCGGCCACAACCTGCCCCAGGAGCGAATGACGGTGGCCGTCGGCTCGGTGGCGCAGGCTCGCGCGGCCGTGGACCTTACCATCGATTACGTCAAGCAGCGCAAGGCATTCGGCACACCTGTGGCCTCGTTTCAAAACACGAAGTTTGAGCTGGCCGCCATGGCAGCCGAGATCGAGGCCGCCCAGACCATGGTCGATCGTGCGGTAATGGAATTGGTGGCCGGCACTCTGTCGGGCTCGGATGCGGCAAAGGTGAAGTTGTTTTGCACCGAGATGCAAGGACGGGTCGTCGACCGATGTCTGCAGCTGTTCGGCGGCTACGGCTACATGATGGAGTACCCGATCGCCCGGCTGTACACCGATGCCCGAGTGGCCCGTATCTATGCCGGAACGAGCGAAGTGATGAAGGTGATCATCGCCAAGTCGCTCGGATTGTGA
- a CDS encoding TetR/AcrR family transcriptional regulator, which produces MTRPYATLLAKGEDRRQRILEVAQRLLTRNGWRNTTLAQIAREAGVSPAGLLHHFQSKEQLLHAVLDIRDADDDAHADRAGDLIAEIARVPERFDRTPELMGAFTVLLVENLLPEAPLHDRLLTRYRDALDIVAELIRRGQDSGQYRADIDPTVKAVEILAFINGMETTWLLDPSIPLTAVFKGYAESLAREFAPRNRR; this is translated from the coding sequence GTGACACGGCCGTACGCGACGCTGCTGGCGAAGGGCGAGGACCGTAGACAGCGGATTCTTGAGGTCGCCCAGCGGCTGCTGACCCGCAATGGGTGGCGGAACACGACGTTGGCGCAGATTGCCCGGGAGGCCGGGGTCAGCCCGGCCGGTCTGCTGCACCACTTTCAATCCAAAGAGCAGCTACTGCACGCGGTGCTCGACATCCGTGACGCCGACGACGACGCTCATGCGGATCGAGCCGGCGATCTCATCGCGGAAATCGCGCGGGTGCCCGAGCGGTTCGACCGGACACCCGAACTGATGGGTGCGTTCACGGTGCTGCTGGTAGAAAACCTTCTTCCAGAGGCTCCGCTGCACGATCGTTTGCTGACCCGGTATCGCGACGCGCTTGACATTGTCGCCGAGCTCATCCGCCGTGGACAGGACTCGGGCCAGTATCGCGCGGATATTGATCCCACCGTAAAGGCAGTCGAAATCCTCGCCTTCATCAACGGAATGGAAACCACATGGTTGCTCGATCCATCGATACCACTGACCGCGGTGTTCAAGGGGTACGCGGAGTCGCTGGCCCGCGAGTTCGCACCGCGGAACCGGAGATAA
- a CDS encoding cytochrome P450: protein MDFFRDERLVENPYPYFEALRRQCPVVREPHHDVMMVTGWDEAVAVFNDAETFSSCISVTGPFPGFPVPLEGDDVTELIEQHRDELPFSDQLPTLDPPTHTNHRALLMRLITPKRLKENEDAMWMLADRVLDDFLVGGQGEFIRGFAAPFTLFVIADLLGVPDADRDDFVQNLHRNVGGGLGSTEGESLAHSPLEFIYGRFATYIEDRRREPRDDVLTGLATATFPDGSIPDVADVVRVATNVFSAGQETTVRLLGSALKIMAENPDVQHLLRKDRSRIPNFIEETLRLESPVKGDFRLSRVPTAVGGVDMPAGTTVMVLQGAANRDPRRFEEPDRFDPARKNARQHLAFGRGIHTCPGAPLARAETRVGIERLLDRTADIRICERLHGPADNRHYHYVPTYILRGLTELHLEFDLA from the coding sequence ATGGATTTCTTCCGCGACGAGCGGCTCGTCGAGAATCCGTACCCCTACTTCGAGGCCTTGCGCCGGCAGTGTCCGGTGGTGCGCGAACCGCATCACGACGTGATGATGGTGACCGGTTGGGACGAGGCGGTCGCGGTGTTCAACGACGCCGAGACGTTCTCGTCGTGCATCTCGGTGACCGGGCCATTTCCCGGCTTCCCGGTGCCGCTTGAGGGCGACGACGTCACCGAGTTGATCGAGCAGCATCGCGACGAGTTGCCGTTCAGCGACCAGCTGCCCACGCTGGATCCGCCGACCCATACCAACCATCGCGCGCTGTTGATGAGGCTGATCACTCCCAAGCGTCTCAAAGAAAACGAGGACGCGATGTGGATGCTCGCCGACCGCGTGCTGGATGACTTCTTGGTTGGCGGTCAGGGCGAGTTCATCAGGGGCTTTGCCGCTCCGTTCACGCTGTTCGTGATCGCCGATCTGCTTGGCGTGCCCGACGCCGATCGCGACGACTTCGTCCAGAATCTGCACCGCAATGTGGGCGGGGGCTTGGGCAGCACGGAAGGAGAATCCCTGGCGCACAGCCCGCTGGAATTCATCTACGGCCGGTTCGCGACCTATATCGAGGATCGCCGCCGCGAACCCCGTGATGATGTGCTGACCGGGCTGGCAACCGCGACGTTCCCGGACGGCTCCATTCCTGATGTTGCCGACGTCGTGCGCGTGGCGACCAATGTGTTCTCCGCTGGTCAGGAGACCACGGTGCGTCTGCTGGGCAGCGCGTTGAAGATCATGGCCGAAAACCCCGACGTCCAGCATTTGCTCCGCAAAGACCGTAGCCGCATCCCGAATTTCATCGAAGAGACGCTGCGCCTCGAGAGCCCGGTCAAGGGCGACTTCCGCCTCTCTCGCGTTCCCACTGCGGTGGGCGGTGTCGACATGCCCGCCGGCACAACGGTAATGGTCTTGCAAGGGGCTGCGAATCGTGACCCTCGTCGTTTCGAGGAGCCCGACAGGTTCGATCCGGCTCGCAAGAACGCCAGGCAGCACTTAGCGTTCGGGCGGGGAATCCACACCTGCCCTGGCGCGCCACTAGCACGAGCGGAGACCAGGGTCGGCATTGAACGACTCCTGGACCGTACCGCCGATATCAGGATCTGCGAGCGGCTACACGGACCGGCGGACAACCGCCACTACCACTACGTTCCGACATATATTTTGCGCGGCTTGACAGAGCTGCACCTGGAGTTCGACTTGGCATGA
- a CDS encoding ferredoxin: protein MKVTVDDQRCRGHGVCITLCPEVFQLNDDGYSEVQVPEVPAGLESAARQAITDCPEQAISESSV, encoded by the coding sequence ATGAAAGTGACGGTCGACGATCAGCGTTGTCGTGGTCATGGCGTGTGTATCACGTTGTGCCCTGAGGTGTTCCAACTCAACGACGATGGTTACTCGGAAGTCCAGGTGCCCGAAGTCCCTGCCGGACTAGAGTCGGCGGCTCGGCAGGCAATCACCGACTGCCCCGAGCAAGCTATCAGCGAAAGCAGCGTGTAG
- a CDS encoding DUF1330 domain-containing protein yields the protein MAKGYIILTEAIKDPEGMKAYGQAAGAAMGGVNILAVDTSPQVLEGHWHGDQTVVLEFDSVEAARKWYESEAYQNAAKLRQAAADCNAVIISGFDNPTTAG from the coding sequence TTGGCCAAGGGCTACATTATTTTGACCGAAGCCATCAAAGACCCCGAGGGCATGAAGGCCTATGGTCAAGCGGCAGGTGCAGCGATGGGCGGTGTCAACATTCTGGCAGTGGACACCTCGCCCCAAGTACTCGAAGGTCATTGGCACGGTGACCAGACTGTTGTCCTCGAGTTCGACTCGGTCGAGGCAGCTCGCAAGTGGTATGAATCCGAGGCCTATCAAAACGCGGCCAAGTTGCGGCAGGCGGCCGCCGACTGCAACGCGGTCATCATCTCCGGTTTTGACAACCCGACAACGGCTGGCTAG
- a CDS encoding ferredoxin, translating into MKKVEVDFGLCESNGVCMGIIPEVFHLGDDDMLTVLQPEVTPENEELVREAVRQCPRQAISIKE; encoded by the coding sequence ATGAAGAAAGTGGAAGTCGATTTCGGTCTTTGCGAAAGCAACGGCGTGTGCATGGGCATCATTCCCGAGGTGTTCCACCTGGGCGACGACGACATGCTGACCGTGCTTCAGCCGGAAGTGACTCCCGAAAACGAGGAGTTAGTGCGCGAGGCCGTGCGCCAGTGTCCGCGCCAGGCTATCTCGATCAAGGAGTAG
- a CDS encoding cytochrome P450, translating to MTKPKVVFDPFSEEFFNSPYETYRRMQEEAPVYYSEEYDFYALTRHEDVAAGLKDFETYSSAYGIDLSMVRSGQRTPQKSIIFMDPPEHRHMRSLLNKVFTPRAIQSQRQMVTEKIDKYLAAVDPDRFDVVQDFSGPFPVEVITTMLGVPEEHAQQIRHWIDESLTREPGQVEVGEAGMQANINTAMLYYELVTQRRANPRDDLLTKLIESELECENGEKRKLDDLEIAGFATLLGGAGAETVTKLVGNAPVVFARNPDQWQKLLDDRSKIPAAVEELLRYEAPSQYQVRCSVKEVQLHGVTIPAGKPVFLINGAANRDPEVWTDPDKFDIDRDRSEAQNLGFGYGIHSCLGAALARMESAIALEKLLDFMPRYEVDWEGCQRVHMQNVAGWQNVPVKVLR from the coding sequence GTGACCAAGCCCAAAGTCGTCTTCGATCCGTTCTCCGAGGAATTCTTCAACAGCCCGTACGAGACGTATCGGCGGATGCAGGAGGAAGCGCCTGTCTACTACAGCGAGGAGTACGACTTCTACGCATTGACTCGCCACGAGGATGTGGCCGCGGGGCTGAAGGATTTCGAGACGTATTCGTCGGCTTACGGCATCGACCTGTCGATGGTGCGGTCCGGACAACGGACACCGCAGAAGTCGATCATCTTTATGGATCCTCCTGAACATCGGCACATGCGTAGCCTGCTCAACAAGGTATTCACACCGCGCGCCATCCAGTCTCAGCGGCAGATGGTCACCGAGAAGATCGACAAGTACCTCGCCGCAGTTGATCCGGATCGGTTCGATGTGGTGCAGGATTTTTCCGGCCCCTTTCCGGTAGAGGTCATTACGACGATGCTGGGAGTACCGGAGGAGCACGCGCAGCAGATCCGCCACTGGATTGACGAGTCACTGACCCGGGAACCCGGGCAGGTCGAAGTCGGCGAGGCGGGTATGCAGGCCAACATCAACACCGCGATGCTGTACTACGAACTCGTGACGCAACGGCGCGCCAATCCGCGTGATGACTTGCTCACCAAGCTCATCGAATCCGAACTCGAATGCGAGAACGGGGAGAAGCGGAAGCTCGACGACCTTGAGATCGCTGGATTTGCAACACTATTGGGCGGCGCTGGGGCCGAGACCGTCACCAAGTTGGTCGGTAATGCGCCGGTGGTTTTCGCGCGCAACCCCGATCAGTGGCAGAAGCTGCTCGACGACCGCAGCAAGATCCCGGCGGCGGTCGAAGAACTATTGCGCTACGAAGCGCCTTCCCAATATCAAGTCCGCTGCTCGGTGAAAGAGGTCCAGCTGCACGGTGTCACGATTCCGGCCGGAAAGCCGGTATTCCTCATCAACGGCGCAGCCAACCGCGACCCTGAGGTGTGGACCGACCCCGACAAGTTCGACATCGACCGCGACCGATCGGAAGCGCAGAACTTGGGTTTTGGTTACGGGATTCACAGCTGCCTCGGCGCGGCACTTGCGCGGATGGAGAGCGCGATCGCGCTGGAGAAGCTGCTCGACTTCATGCCCCGCTACGAGGTGGACTGGGAGGGTTGCCAGCGCGTTCACATGCAAAATGTTGCGGGTTGGCAGAACGTACCGGTGAAGGTGTTGCGATGA